One genomic region from Chloroflexota bacterium encodes:
- a CDS encoding glucosamine-6-phosphate deaminase, whose translation MSPKPLYQTKLQNLPISIFRTNEELGMAAAEEAAGIIQQAIDERQRANIILATGNSQLTFLAALRKEEIDWSKVNVFHMDEYVGIDPNHPASFPGFLKRHFLDYINVRAFYPIRGQVGYLEAVCKEYAELLRAYPADLCALGIGENGHLAFNDPPFAEFNDPVWVKVVKLDEVSRQQQVKEGHFAAIQEVPTHAITLTIPALLAAKRVLAIVPEARKAEAVYRALRGPLSEACPASILRQTAHAHLFLDVDSAAKVYPNAV comes from the coding sequence ATGTCCCCTAAACCACTTTATCAAACGAAACTACAGAACTTGCCTATTAGCATCTTCCGCACCAATGAGGAATTGGGTATGGCAGCAGCAGAAGAGGCAGCAGGGATTATTCAGCAGGCCATCGATGAGAGACAGCGCGCCAATATCATTCTGGCCACAGGCAATTCTCAGCTTACCTTTCTGGCTGCATTAAGAAAGGAAGAGATTGATTGGTCAAAAGTTAACGTCTTCCATATGGATGAATATGTGGGCATTGATCCCAACCATCCGGCGAGTTTTCCTGGCTTCCTGAAACGGCATTTCCTTGATTACATCAATGTCAGAGCTTTTTATCCTATCCGAGGACAAGTGGGCTATTTGGAGGCAGTATGTAAAGAGTACGCAGAACTGTTGCGCGCATATCCAGCGGATTTGTGTGCCCTGGGGATTGGCGAGAATGGTCATCTGGCCTTCAATGACCCTCCCTTTGCTGAGTTCAATGACCCAGTATGGGTAAAAGTAGTAAAGCTGGATGAGGTGTCCCGGCAACAACAGGTTAAGGAAGGGCATTTTGCTGCCATCCAGGAAGTTCCAACCCATGCTATCACGCTAACCATCCCCGCACTATTGGCTGCCAAACGGGTGCTAGCAATTGTGCCGGAAGCACGCAAGGCCGAAGCCGTTTACAGAGCCTTGAGAGGCCCGCTGAGTGAGGCTTGTCCCGCTTCTATCCTGCGTCAAACAGCCCACGCACATTTGTTCTTGGATGTGGATTCGGCGGCGAAAGTATACCCAAATGCTGTTTAA
- a CDS encoding AGE family epimerase/isomerase, whose translation MMIHARFCDLLAMYRSELLERVVPFWLKYAVDWEYGGISTCISDEGQVLSTDKYMWSQLRAIWTFSALYNMIEPRPEWLDVAKHIFAFVKKHGRDQKGQWLFAVSKNGEPLQGAISIYTDGFAIYGLTELAKATGNQEAITLALETYESVQRRLSCPGAYGTAPYPLPEHGKAHGVSMLFALAFNELGHYLNDREVIDASLFHANEIMEVYWQPERKMLYEFVSLDNTLIDSPQGRSVVPGHAIESMWFVMHIYQREGNDERVRQAIEILRCHIELGWDSEYGGILLARDAEGQTPWWKFADAKLWWPHTEALYALLLAYEIARAPWCLEWFERVHNYAFTHYPVAKYGEWTQRLDRKGNKFTETVALPVKDPFHLPRALIYCSKVLQRLVDEQ comes from the coding sequence ATGATGATTCATGCCAGGTTCTGCGACTTGCTCGCGATGTATCGCTCAGAACTTCTTGAACGCGTTGTGCCATTCTGGCTCAAATACGCTGTAGACTGGGAATATGGAGGCATATCTACCTGCATCTCCGATGAAGGTCAGGTCTTGTCCACGGACAAATATATGTGGTCGCAACTTCGAGCGATCTGGACCTTCTCCGCCTTGTATAACATGATTGAGCCTAGACCGGAGTGGCTTGACGTAGCAAAACACATCTTCGCTTTTGTCAAAAAGCATGGCCGTGATCAAAAAGGGCAGTGGCTTTTTGCGGTCAGTAAGAACGGCGAGCCTTTGCAGGGAGCTATCAGTATTTACACTGATGGATTTGCCATCTATGGGCTCACTGAGTTGGCTAAGGCTACTGGGAACCAGGAGGCGATCACGCTGGCGTTGGAAACATACGAAAGTGTGCAACGCAGATTGTCTTGTCCAGGAGCGTATGGCACAGCTCCCTATCCGCTACCCGAGCATGGCAAGGCGCATGGTGTGTCCATGCTATTTGCTCTTGCTTTTAATGAATTAGGACATTATTTGAACGACCGCGAGGTTATTGATGCCAGCCTCTTTCATGCAAACGAAATTATGGAAGTGTACTGGCAACCTGAGCGAAAGATGCTCTACGAGTTTGTCTCTCTGGACAATACATTGATAGATTCACCACAGGGCCGCAGTGTTGTACCTGGGCATGCGATTGAAAGCATGTGGTTTGTAATGCACATCTACCAGCGTGAAGGCAACGACGAACGAGTTCGGCAGGCTATTGAGATACTTCGCTGCCATATCGAATTGGGTTGGGATTCAGAGTATGGAGGCATTCTGCTAGCGCGAGATGCAGAGGGACAGACTCCATGGTGGAAATTTGCTGATGCAAAGCTCTGGTGGCCGCACACCGAAGCTCTTTATGCCCTTTTGCTCGCTTACGAAATAGCGAGAGCGCCCTGGTGCCTGGAATGGTTCGAGCGAGTGCACAACTATGCTTTTACCCATTATCCTGTTGCCAAGTATGGGGAGTGGACCCAAAGGCTGGATCGAAAAGGGAACAAGTTCACCGAGACCGTGGCTTTGCCGGTGAAAGACCCCTTCCATCTGCCGAGAGCGCTAATCTACTGTAGTAAAGTGCTGCAAAGACTGGTAGATGAACAATAA
- a CDS encoding AraC family ligand binding domain-containing protein, with the protein MELYLKKFEECPTYDQDDGPNVEFRRLLGPGVVPGLAIGLVTLQGPTYTKPRRHADFHQVYLIISGSGTVKIGEHTTHVQGPTIAVIPRDTAHSVELTEGETMQYIYISEFITED; encoded by the coding sequence ATGGAACTGTATCTAAAAAAATTTGAGGAATGTCCGACTTATGATCAAGATGATGGTCCGAACGTCGAGTTCCGCAGGCTTTTAGGACCTGGGGTAGTGCCTGGCCTGGCTATTGGGTTGGTCACGCTGCAAGGACCAACTTATACCAAGCCGCGCCGCCATGCTGACTTTCATCAGGTCTATCTGATCATCTCGGGTAGCGGAACAGTAAAGATTGGAGAGCATACAACACACGTACAAGGCCCAACGATCGCAGTGATACCACGCGACACGGCCCACTCGGTTGAACTGACTGAAGGTGAGACAATGCAATACATTTACATCAGTGAGTTCATTACGGAGGATTGA